The following proteins are co-located in the Ailuropoda melanoleuca isolate Jingjing chromosome 13, ASM200744v2, whole genome shotgun sequence genome:
- the GALR2 gene encoding galanin receptor type 2 produces MNGSGGPGAEDASEAGGRDSWQPEAVIVPMLFALIFLVGTVGNALVLAVLLRSGQAVSTTNLFILNLGVADLCFIVCCVPFQATIYTLDGWVFGSLLCKAVHFLIFLTMYASSFTLAAVSLDRYLAIRYPLHSRELRTPRNALAAIGLIWGLSLLFSGPYLSYYRQSQLANLTVCHPAWSAPRRRAMDLCTFVFSYLLPMLVLGLTYARTLRYLWRAVDPVAAGSSARRAKRKVTRMIIIVAALFCLCWMPHHALILCVWFGRFPLTPATYALRILSHLVSYANSCVNPIVYALVSKHFRKGFRKICTGLLRRAPRRASGRVCIAAPGTRGSSVLERESTDLTHVSEAAGTSAPVLATLSSPALSLVPGASRRDQNAPSGIPTVNAT; encoded by the exons ATGAATGGCTCGGGTGGCCCCGGGGCCGAGGACGCGAGTGAGGCGGGCGGCAGGGACAGCTGGCAGCCCGAGGCCGTTATCGTGCCCATGCTATTCGCGCTCATCTTCTTGGTGGGCACCGTGGGCAACGCACTGGTACTGGCCGTGCTGCTGCGCAGCGGCCAGGCGGTCAGCACCACCAATCTGTTCATCCTCAACCTGGGCGTGGCCGACCTGTGTTTCATCGTGTGCTGCGTGCCCTTCCAGGCCACGATCTACACCCTGGACGGCTGGGTGTTCGGCTCGCTGCTCTGCAAGGCCGTGCACTTCCTCATCTTCCTCACCATGTACGCCAGCAGCTTCACGCTGGCCGCCGTCTCCCTGGACAG GTATCTGGCCATCCGCTATCCGCTGCACTCCCGCGAGCTGCGCACGCCTCGCAACGCGCTGGCTGCCATCGGGCTCATCTGGGGGCTATCTCTGCTCTTCTCCGGGCCCTACCTGAGTTACTACCGCCAGTCGCAGTTGGCCAACCTGACTGTGTGCCACCCGGCGTGGAGCGCGCCTCGTCGCCGCGCCATGGACCTCTGCACCTTTGTCTTCAGCTACCTGCTGCCCATGCTGGTGCTCGGCCTGACCTACGCGCGCACCCTGCGCTACCTCTGGCGCGCCGTTGACCCGGTGGCCGCCGGCTCCAGCGCCCGGCGCGCCAAGCGCAAGGTGACGCGCATGATCATCATCGTGGCTGCGCTCTTCTGCCTCTGTTGGATGCCTCACCACGCGCTTATCCTCTGCGTGTGGTTTGGCCGCTTCCCGCTTACGCCTGCCACCTACGCGCTGCGCATCCTCTCACACCTGGTCTCCTACGCCAACTCCTGTGTCAACCCCATCGTCTACGCGCTGGTCTCCAAGCACTTCCGCAAGGGCTTCCGCAAGATCTGCACGGGTCTGCTGCGCCGTGCCCCACGGAGAGCCTCAGGCCGCGTGTGCATCGCGGCGCCCGGCACCCGCGGCAGCAGCGTGCTGGAGCGCGAGTCCACCGACCTGACGCACGTGAGCGAGGCGGCCGGGACCTCCGCCCCTGTGCTGGCGACTCTCAGCAGCCCGGCCTTGAGCCTGGTACCCGGCGCGTCCCGGCGGGACCAAAATGCCCCCAGCGGCATCCCGACAGTTAACGCGACCTGA
- the ZACN gene encoding zinc-activated ligand-gated ion channel, whose amino-acid sequence MALQLRLLHLAFLGLGTTGPLVQGRGFHLPTVAWPSFFDFTRRQEVQETIQIPKNGSAPLLMDVQVFVSNVFNVDILRYTVSSTLLLRLSWLDTRLAWNTSVRPQHAVTLPWDSLWTPGLTIQEALWVDWQDQSPRARVDSNGHVDLYLALTTETNCDFELLHFPRDQSDCNLSFYALSNTVLELEFRARVVNEIVSVKREYVVQALKTQVPPQQLVPCFQVTLRLQNTALKAIIALLVPGETLLLADLCGGLLPLRATERIAYKVTLLLGYLVFHSSLVQALPSSSSCNPLLIYHFTVLLLLLVVSTTETVLLAALLARGDLRAENSLSPAPRRERQDRGDPGPHPEEVPRVKGSRRSWAEAADRIFFLVYVVGVVCSQFFFVGFWMWATCKSHPAPGKAIPHGGAAQAVTGPAGPEAARGGP is encoded by the exons ATGGCCCTGCAGCTCCGGCTGCTCCATTTGGCCTTCCTCGGGCTGGGCACCACCGGGCCCTTGGTCCAGGGGCGTGGCTTTCACTTGCCAACCGTTG CCTGGCCATCCTTCTTTGACTTCACCCGGCGCCAGGAGGTTCAGGAAACCATCCAGATTCCGAAAAATGGGAGTGCGCCCCTGCTCATGGATGTGCAGGTGTTCGTGTCCAACGTATTTAACGTG GACATCCTGCGGTACACAGTGTCCTCCACGCTGCTCCTTCGGCTG TCCTGGCTGGACACTCGCCTGGCCTGGAACACAAGTGTCCGCCCACAGCATGCAGTCACACTGCCCTGGGACTCACTCTGGACTCCGGGACTCACTATTCAGGAGGC GCTCTGGGTGGACTGGCAGGACCAGAGCCCGCGGGCCCGAGTGGACTCCAACGGCCACGTCGACCTGTATTTGGCCCTCACCACGGAGACCAACTGTGACTTTGAGCTCCTCCACTTCCCCAGGGACCAGAGCGACTGCAACCTCAGCTTCTACGCTCTCAGCAATACGG TGCTAGAGCTGGAGTTCCGGGCCCGCGTGGTGAACGAGATCGTGAGTGTCAAGAGGGAATACGTAGTGCAGGCTTTGAAGACCCAAGTCCCACCCCAGCAACTGGTGCCCTGTTTCCAGGTGACG TTGCGCCTGCAGAACACCGCGCTGAAGGCCATCATAGCTCTGCTGGTCCCCGGGGAGACGCTGCTGCTGGCTGACCTGTGCGGGGGGCTACTGCCCCTCCGGGCCACCGAGCGCATCGCCTACAAGGTGACCCTGCTGCTGGGCTACCTTGTCTTCCACTCCTCCCTGGTGCAGGCCctgcccagctcctcctcctgcaACCCGCTGCTCA TTTACCACTTCACcgtgctgctgctgttgctcGTCGTCAGCACCACGGAGACCGTGCTGCTGGCCGCGCTGCTGGCCCGGGGAGACCTCAGGGCCGAGAACAGCCTCAGCCCAGCCCCGAGAAGGGAGCGGCAAGATCGTGGGGACCCGGGGCCACATCCTGAAG AAGTTCCCAGAGTGAAGGGGTCAAGGAGGAGCTGGGCTGAGGCCGCTGACCGCATCTTCTTCCTGGTGTATGTGGTGGGGGTAGTGTGTAGCCAATTCTTCTTCGTTGGATTCTGGATGTGGGCGACGTGCAAGTctcacccagcccctggcaaggcCATACCCCACGGCGGGGCAGCCCAGGCTGTAACAGGGCCGGCTGGGCCCGAGGCTGCACGGGGAGGGCCATGA